The nucleotide sequence CCTTTTTCAAGGAACCAATTGCCGATCATGCCCCGTGGACCTATCTACGGAAAAAACACCCATCAATTATATTATCTGGATGAAAATTGGTTTCAGTTGATGAAATCTATCTCTAAAGAGAGAAAAATAGATTTTCGTAACGATATTTTTCCATGGTTGGAAAAAGAATTTAGTTTTGCCTATTACAGTACTTTTCTTCAAACGAGAGAGGTATCGAAGGTAGAAAAACATATAGAATCACTCCCTGAAAGCAAAAAATTCACTTATAAAGATTTATTATTCCCGAAGATGCCTACATCTACAACCATTCAAGAAACTTATGTTCGTTATATAGAATATTTAATCGATGAAGCAGAAAAGGGAGAATTAAAAAGTCCGTTGATGGCAGCAACAGCGGTTTGGCGTGAGGCTTCTCCGATAATAGCAGATTTATATAAAACGGGAGGGTTTACAGGGGAATCACAATACTATTTAGATAAAGAGCTATTTGGTGCATTTTGTCGCACAAGTTATGGTCCGCCCATTGAGAACATGAAAAAAATATTAGCTTTACTAAAAGCAAATGTTATAAAAACACTGTGGTTAAGTAAACCCGAAATAATTTACAATAAAAATGAACCGCATTTATTACTACGATCTAAAGAATATACAGAAAAAGTTGATTTTATCGTAGATGCCCGTATTGCCCGACCTGAATTAAAACAAAATAATTCCCGTTTATACAAAACCTTATACGAAAATAATATGGTAAATCCTTTTGAAAACGAGGGTTATACCCCCGGATGTGTAGCTATGGATGTTACAGGGAAAGTTATACATAAAGATAACATCCATCTCTATTTTTATGGAACTAATACCGAGGGGGTTATGTTAGACAATGATTCTTTATCCAGAAAAAAAAATAATCTCGCACCGTATTGGGTAGCCGGTATTTTAAAACAATACCGCATGTTAAATAAGTCTTCAGCCAATAAAATCTTAGATAAAAATGAATATAACTAAAAATAACAGCCACTTACTATTAACACCACTCTTACATTCTTGGGTGAAAAAACTGATAGACAATCCTGAATCATTACATACAGCTATTGAGCAATATAATTCACCTCTTAATGTGCATAGCCTAATACCATTTCAGGAAAACATTACCGAATATCAGCAAGTTTTTAAGGAATTAAATTTAAAACATAAAATATTCTTTGCACGTAAAGCAAATAAGTGTATTGCTTTTCCGATTACCGCTGCACAAGCTGGCGAAGGTGCCGATACAGCAAGTTATCGGGAGTTGAAACAATGTTTAGATGCGGGAATCAGCCCTAAAGACCTCATACTTACTGCTGCCGTAAAAAATGAAAAGCTTTTAAGCCTGGCGGTAGATAATCAAGTAACTGTAGTATTAGATAATTTTGATGAATGGGAATTACTCAAAAAAATAGTCAACGAAAAACAAAAAAAAGTAACGGTTAATATACGCTTAAGTGGTTTTAACTTTGAAGGAAAAATACTGCATACCCGTTTTGGATTTTCTTTGAATGAATCCTTTGAGTTGATTCAACAAATTCATAATCAAGAACGCTTTGTTAACTTTACCGGATTACATTTTCATTTAAATGGTTATTCTGTAGAGCAACGTGTGGCTGCTATTGAACAATCCATACAGCTGGTAGATCGGTTACAGAAGTTAAACATAATAACTCAGTCATTGGATATTGGAGGTGGTTATTTGATGAATTATTTAGCTGATGAATCTGAATGGAAAAAATTTAACCAAGAACTAAAACGGGCGGTGCTGGAAGAACGTAACCCACTAACTTATCAAAATGATGCTTTGGGAATAATTAAGATAAACGATCGTTTGTATGGTGAACCAACAGTGTATCCGTATTTTAACCATTTGCATAAATCTAATCTTTTAAGAACTATACTTACTGCTGCTGCTTCGATATACCAACAGCCAATATTTCAATTATTGCAACAGAGAAATATCGAATTACGGATGGAACCAGGCAGGTCTTTACTAGATCAATGCGGCATAACGGTAGCCAAGGTAGCCTTTCGAAAAAAAGATACAGCCGGAAACTGGCTGTTTGGTCTGGAAATGAATCGCACGCAACTGAGAAGTTCCAGTGCTGATTTTTTACTGGATCCTGTTCATATTCCTAAAGTCAAAAATAATGAAAACAATCCTGT is from Flavobacterium dauae and encodes:
- a CDS encoding FAD/NAD(P)-binding protein; this translates as MIWKTEHITQTARNTQTFIQSFINRQTVFTTESDLSFDIGIIGGGPKGLYALEELFRNLKKEKTQGKFRVFWWNETHNFGSGPNYHPDQPDYLLINYCIGNVDAWDRIQYKNKELLNLVHWLEKTKNNQVKVQPTDFASRALVGYYLQNVLIEIIQSKPETVELFLIPEKVCNIQTLANAKLMVYTHNKEYVVDNLLFTTGHCYQNTPLVNLGDNHIPENYLSSAYPIQVLKKIPPKKNVGIIGWGLTFIDVALALTEGRGGTFDDNGNYIANGIEPVLLPFSRNQLPIMPRGPIYGKNTHQLYYLDENWFQLMKSISKERKIDFRNDIFPWLEKEFSFAYYSTFLQTREVSKVEKHIESLPESKKFTYKDLLFPKMPTSTTIQETYVRYIEYLIDEAEKGELKSPLMAATAVWREASPIIADLYKTGGFTGESQYYLDKELFGAFCRTSYGPPIENMKKILALLKANVIKTLWLSKPEIIYNKNEPHLLLRSKEYTEKVDFIVDARIARPELKQNNSRLYKTLYENNMVNPFENEGYTPGCVAMDVTGKVIHKDNIHLYFYGTNTEGVMLDNDSLSRKKNNLAPYWVAGILKQYRMLNKSSANKILDKNEYN
- a CDS encoding alanine racemase; translation: MNITKNNSHLLLTPLLHSWVKKLIDNPESLHTAIEQYNSPLNVHSLIPFQENITEYQQVFKELNLKHKIFFARKANKCIAFPITAAQAGEGADTASYRELKQCLDAGISPKDLILTAAVKNEKLLSLAVDNQVTVVLDNFDEWELLKKIVNEKQKKVTVNIRLSGFNFEGKILHTRFGFSLNESFELIQQIHNQERFVNFTGLHFHLNGYSVEQRVAAIEQSIQLVDRLQKLNIITQSLDIGGGYLMNYLADESEWKKFNQELKRAVLEERNPLTYQNDALGIIKINDRLYGEPTVYPYFNHLHKSNLLRTILTAAASIYQQPIFQLLQQRNIELRMEPGRSLLDQCGITVAKVAFRKKDTAGNWLFGLEMNRTQLRSSSADFLLDPVHIPKVKNNENNPVEGFLVGAYCLEQELILKRKIAFVQFPQVGDLIIFPNTAGYMMHFFESEAHLFELATNVILKNNHHFVIDN